A stretch of Enterobacter cloacae complex sp. ECNIH7 DNA encodes these proteins:
- a CDS encoding DUF932 domain-containing protein, whose product MTRLASRFGAANLIRRDRPLTREELFRVVPSVFSEDKHESRSERYTYIPTISLLDSLQREGFQPFFACQTRVRDPGRREHTKHMLRLRREGQITGKQVPEIILLNSHDGTSSYQMLPGLFRAVCQNGLVCGESFGEVRVPHKGDVVSQVIEGAYEVLGIFDRVEEKQDAMQSLLLPPPAQQALAKAALTYRFGEDHQPVTESQILSPRRWQDESNDLWTTYQRIQENLIKGGLSGRNAKGGRSHTRAVRGIDGDVKLNRALWVMAEALLTQLQ is encoded by the coding sequence ATGACCCGTCTGGCTTCGCGCTTTGGCGCAGCAAACCTTATCCGTCGCGACCGTCCGTTAACCCGTGAAGAGCTGTTTCGCGTAGTGCCCAGTGTATTCAGTGAGGACAAACACGAGTCCCGTAGTGAGCGTTATACCTATATACCCACCATCTCCCTGCTCGACAGCCTACAGCGAGAAGGCTTCCAGCCATTCTTTGCCTGTCAGACCCGAGTGCGTGACCCGGGTCGTCGTGAACATACAAAGCATATGCTGCGTCTGCGGCGTGAGGGGCAGATTACCGGTAAACAGGTACCAGAAATTATCCTGCTCAACTCCCACGATGGCACCAGTTCGTATCAGATGTTGCCGGGACTATTTCGTGCGGTTTGTCAGAACGGGCTCGTCTGCGGTGAGTCGTTTGGCGAGGTGCGGGTGCCACACAAGGGGGACGTGGTGAGTCAGGTGATTGAAGGCGCGTATGAGGTGCTGGGGATTTTTGACCGGGTGGAGGAGAAACAGGATGCCATGCAGTCGTTGCTGTTGCCACCCCCGGCACAGCAGGCACTGGCAAAAGCCGCCCTCACATACCGCTTTGGTGAAGACCACCAGCCGGTGACTGAATCGCAGATCCTCTCTCCTCGCCGCTGGCAGGATGAGAGCAATGACCTGTGGACCACGTACCAGCGTATTCAGGAGAACCTGATTAAGGGCGGGCTCAGTGGCCGTAATGCCAAAGGAGGACGGTCACATACCCGTGCCGTTCGCGGTATCGACGGGGACGTGAAACTTAACCGGGCACTGTGGGTGATGGCGGAAGCCCTGCTCACGCAACTGCAGTGA
- a CDS encoding WYL domain-containing protein yields MTQAERRHDRLAVRLSLIISRLVAGETLSVRKLAAEFGVSVCTLRRDFRERLMYLDLEYQSGYCRLRTAGSETQMVPDVLIFAHRSGMAGLFPGFDRRLVNALLMCDESPCVIAPASPAPSPSGALSFWRLIQAITGRRRVTLIAEGQRCERLAPCRLLIHQQAWYLVAEHDGHIAVFSLDEIHLVQPLQETFRRNDSLCRLVEDPGFIQSLPHFRFIQQSLLTFVPADSPPE; encoded by the coding sequence ATGACACAGGCAGAACGCCGCCATGACCGGCTGGCTGTCAGGCTGTCACTGATAATCAGCCGTCTGGTGGCAGGGGAAACGCTGAGTGTGCGTAAGCTTGCCGCTGAGTTTGGTGTGTCGGTGTGCACGCTGCGGCGTGATTTTCGTGAGCGGCTGATGTATCTGGACCTGGAGTATCAGTCCGGATATTGCCGCTTACGCACTGCGGGCAGTGAGACGCAGATGGTGCCCGACGTGCTTATCTTTGCCCACCGCAGCGGGATGGCCGGTCTTTTCCCTGGCTTTGACCGTCGTCTGGTAAACGCACTGCTGATGTGCGATGAGTCTCCCTGCGTAATCGCACCCGCCAGTCCGGCTCCTTCGCCATCAGGCGCATTGTCTTTCTGGCGACTGATTCAGGCCATTACCGGGCGCAGGCGGGTGACTCTGATTGCCGAGGGGCAGCGCTGTGAGCGGCTGGCTCCCTGCCGGTTACTCATCCACCAGCAGGCCTGGTATCTGGTGGCAGAGCACGACGGACATATCGCCGTATTCTCCCTGGATGAGATCCATCTGGTTCAGCCCCTGCAGGAGACTTTCCGGCGTAACGACAGTCTGTGTCGTCTTGTTGAAGACCCGGGCTTTATTCAGTCCTTACCCCATTTTCGCTTTATCCAGCAGTCACTGCTTACGTTTGTTCCGGCCGACAGCCCACCAGAATAG